Proteins encoded together in one Cardiocondyla obscurior isolate alpha-2009 linkage group LG07, Cobs3.1, whole genome shotgun sequence window:
- the LOC139104479 gene encoding uncharacterized protein: protein MAIPFLPNSDENTAEEQLMYQLYVTLHNALRSRNAHHPSRNHRAPRRSGSGSQQPLVIWLQPGNVEDLSSLPLPDLVQSAVDQLPPPSPQVTVSVPSSPMRDATFQFPECNNVNSNGAPLPSPRPRPRRRFASESSVMETGPIEVSNCNGTTCRCHLGLIVNERQSWTSVGANLRNIAGDFHACRTKSEIEKSALPVIGSGLSNGRNSNSSSTDSLLSLLIPTPLRETLWATVALYLGWRLVSRLR from the exons ATGGCAATACCATTTTTGCCGAACAGCGACGAGAACACGGCGGAGGAGCAGCTGATGTACCAGCTATACGTAACCCTGCACAATGCCCTCCGGAGCAGGAACGCCCACCATCCGTCGCGAAATC ATCGAGCACCGCGTCGATCTGGTTCTGGATCCCAGCAGCCTCTGGTGATCTGGCTGCAGCCCGGTAACGTCGAAGACTTGTCGAGCTTGCCGCTGCCGGACTTGGTGCAATCGGCTGTGGATCAACTGCCACCGCCGTCGCCCCAGGTGACAGTCTCTGTCCCCAGCAGCCCGATGAGAGACGCGACCTTTCAGTTCCCTGAGTGCAACAACGTCAACAGCAACGGTGCACCATTGCCGAGCCCAAGGCCACGGCCACGAAGACGTTTTGCCTCGGAGAGCTCCGTCATGGAGACGGGCCCGATCGAGGTGAGCAATTGCAACGGTACTACCTGCCGCTGCCACCTCGGCTTGATTGTCAACGAGAGGCAGTCGTGGACGAGCGTGGGTGCCAATCTCAGGAACATCGCCGGTGATTTCCACGCGTGCAGGACCAAG TCTGAGATCGAGAAGTCGGCGCTACCGGTGATCGGCTCAGGTTTGTCCAACGGTCGCAACAGCAACTCGTCGTCCACCGACAGTTTACTATCGCTGTTGATTCCGACGCCGTTGCGAGAGACCCTTTGGGCAACGGTGGCTCTATACCTTGGCTGGAGACTCGTCTCCCGCCTGCGATAG